The genomic stretch AGAAGCGCCTGCATCGCCTCGCTGCGCCAGTCGCGCGCGCCCACCGCGTTGCCCGCCACCTCGCCGCCCGGCTTGACGACGAAGGTGGCCGGAAGCGCCGTCACGCGCCACGCGCTGGCCGTCTTGCCGTCCGGGTCGAGCAGGATGGGGAACGTCAGCGCGAGATTGCGGACGTACGGATCGAGCAGCGCGCGCGGCGCACCGCGGTCCACGGACACCCCGAGCACGACCAGCCCCCGCGCGCGGTAGTCCTTCCACAGCGCCTCCAGCGTCGGCATCTCGTCGGTGCACGGCACACACCACGTAGCCCAGAAGTTGAGGATGACGAGCGCGTCACGGTAGTCGGCGAGCGCCGCGCGGTGCCCGTCCAGCGTGGCCAGGCTGAAGGCGGGGCCACGCTGGCCCTCCTCGAATTCGGAGATGCCGGCCTTCTCGAAGGCGTCGAGCACGGGCTCGACGTCGTGCCCGGCGTGATGGCCCCCGTCCACGCCCGGCCGGCTACGCGGCACGAACCACACGAGAGCGCCCACGAGGACGACGGCGACCGTGGCGCGCACGACCGTGTCCCGCCGGGACGCCCCGGAGAGGCTAGACGCCCAGCTTCTCACGGGTCACCGGGCTGTCTCTGAGCTCGCGCGAGGAGGCCTCGAACACGATCGACCCCTTCTCCATGATGTAGCCGCGATCGCAGACGGACAGCGCCACGCGCGCATTCTGTTCGACGAGCAGGACGGTCACGCCGAGCCGCTTCAGCTCGCCCACCATGTCGCGAATGTGGCGGATGAAGGCGGGGGCCAACCCCTGCGTGGGCTCGTCCATGAGGATGAGCTTGGCGCCGGCCATCATGACGCGCGCGATGGCGAGCATCTGCTGCTCGCCGCCCGACAGCGTCTTGCCGGGCTGGTCGATGCGCTCGCGCAAACGCGGGAAGTGCCAAAACACCTCGTCGAGCCGCTGCCGTCGCAGCGCCTCCGAGCGCTTCGACGCCGCCGACAGGCCGAGCTCGAGGTTCTCGCGCACGGTGAGGCCGGGGAAGATGCGGCGGTTCTCGGGCACGAAGCCGATCCCCAGTCGGGCGATCTCGTGCGGCGTGAGACGCGTGAGATCCGCGCCGGCGTGCTCGATCGTCCCGCGCCACGGCTTCAGGAAACCCATCGCCGTCTTCATGAGCGTGGTCTTCCCCATGCCGTTCTTGCCGAGGAGCGCCACCGCCTCGCCCGCGCGGACCTCCAGCGACACGCCAAAGAGGA from Candidatus Rokuibacteriota bacterium encodes the following:
- a CDS encoding ABC transporter ATP-binding protein, giving the protein MLRMRDVHAGYGATPILFGVSLEVRAGEAVALLGKNGMGKTTLMKTAMGFLKPWRGTIEHAGADLTRLTPHEIARLGIGFVPENRRIFPGLTVRENLELGLSAASKRSEALRRQRLDEVFWHFPRLRERIDQPGKTLSGGEQQMLAIARVMMAGAKLILMDEPTQGLAPAFIRHIRDMVGELKRLGVTVLLVEQNARVALSVCDRGYIMEKGSIVFEASSRELRDSPVTREKLGV
- a CDS encoding TlpA family protein disulfide reductase codes for the protein MRATVAVVLVGALVWFVPRSRPGVDGGHHAGHDVEPVLDAFEKAGISEFEEGQRGPAFSLATLDGHRAALADYRDALVILNFWATWCVPCTDEMPTLEALWKDYRARGLVVLGVSVDRGAPRALLDPYVRNLALTFPILLDPDGKTASAWRVTALPATFVVKPGGEVAGNAVGARDWRSEAMQALLTGLLPATRAHR